The genomic region TGGCAACCACGACGGCGTCAAACCGGTAGTTGAGGCCCTCACCTTTGGCCTGGGCTGCTACATGGTCGAACATCTGCGTGACCTGGGCGGGAGCGAGGCCCTTGCGCGTGCTGAGGTAGTCCAGTTCAGTGCCGTCGTAGTGTTCGGGCAGGGTCGGGTCCAGCTGGTAGCTGCGCCACTGCACCTCCACCTGGTCGCGGTGCGGGAACTCGGCGAGGGCGGCCTCGAACCGGCGCTTGCCGATGTAGCACCAGGGGCATGCGACGTCTGACCAGATCTCAATCTTCATGCCTACGACAACTCCCGGGCCCTCCCGGGCATTCCTGCGCCGACAGTTGCTTTGGTCACGCCGGCTGAACAGTGTTGTCTGGGAGAGCCGGGCTTCCCGCAGCCCTTGTCTGGCGGCAGGCCCGGCCATATTGTTTGGACTAACTCCCGGCGGTCAGGCCGTACACACGTGGGAGGCAAAATGCGCATTGGACTGATATCGGCACCGTGGATCCCGGTTCCGCCATCCGGGTACGGCGGCACCGAACGGGTGGTGGACAGCCTTGCGCGCGGGTTCGCCGCGGCCGGGCATGACGTCCTGCTGGCAGCCCCGTCCGACAGCACCTGTCCCGTTCCCCTGGCTCCACGGATGCGTCCCTCGGAACCGGCGGACATGGGTTTCGCATTGTCGGAGCTGAGCCACATCATCAGGGCCTACGACGGCATGGCAGGCGTGGACATCATCCACGACCACACCATGAGCGGTCCGCTGTATGCCCAGCGGCCGGCCGGTGTCCCGGTGGTCACCACCATCCACATCCGCCTGGCCCCGCAGGCCGTGGACCTGTACAGCGCAATCGGAAAGACCACCGGCATCATTGCCATCTCCCATGACCAGGTCAGCCGGTCGCCGGAAGTCCCGGTGGCGAAGGTGATCCACCATGGCATGGATGTGGCGTCCGTTCCGGTGGGCCAGGGGAACGGCGGTTATCTCTGTTTTGTCGGACGGATGTCCCCGGACAAAGGCATCCTCGAAGCAATCCACATCGCACGTGCCGCCGTAATCCCTCTGCGTATCAGCGCCCGGATCCAGGGCCCTGAGGAGCAGGGCTATTTCGACGAGGTCGTCAAGCCGGCGCTGGGACCCGACGTGGAGTTCACGGGGCCGCTGTCCGACGCTGGGAAATACGAACTGGTGGGCGGCGCGCTCGCGTTCC from Arthrobacter globiformis harbors:
- a CDS encoding glycosyltransferase family 4 protein encodes the protein MRIGLISAPWIPVPPSGYGGTERVVDSLARGFAAAGHDVLLAAPSDSTCPVPLAPRMRPSEPADMGFALSELSHIIRAYDGMAGVDIIHDHTMSGPLYAQRPAGVPVVTTIHIRLAPQAVDLYSAIGKTTGIIAISHDQVSRSPEVPVAKVIHHGMDVASVPVGQGNGGYLCFVGRMSPDKGILEAIHIARAAVIPLRISARIQGPEEQGYFDEVVKPALGPDVEFTGPLSDAGKYELVGGALAFLNPIQWPEPFGLVMIEALATGTPVVGTPAGAAPEIVEHGVTGYLGSVDQLAGFAAQAAGLSREACRASVEQRFSSARMVADHLALYEQIVGGHTGERRHGT